From the Methanobacterium sp. CWC-01 genome, the window AAATAATAGGATGTACTGGGTAAGTGATGAAACAAATTATATGCTCCACTTCAACATTAAACTCCTCAGTTATGGCGCGGGAAGTAGTGAACCTTATTTCAAATTTTTTGCTAGATACCAGGACAGTAACAACTACCTGGCCCTGGAGATGAGGTATGAGAGCAGCATCCCCACCATGTACGTATTTCTCAGACGCGTAGTGGGAGGGGTGTCCACCATCCTGGCCACTTATAACTGGGGGAGCACCCGGTGGGCAGTGGGAGGGACTCATGCTTTCCACATCTATGACAGTGGCAGTAACTTTACTTTCATCCTGGACAGCACCACTATGATAAATTACAATTATAGTGGAGTTAGTTTCACTGGAACCCAGAAGGGAGTGGGAGGGAACTATACCACTAAATGGATGCTGGATGACTTCAGCTTCACAGGTAACACTCCAGACATCCAGACCATCACCGTAGATAATACCTTCCTCACCCGCCTCCTGGGGGACTACTTCACCATAGGCACCGTGGAAGGCACTGAAACATTCACTTATCAGGGCACGGTAGGAATCCTAGCCCTCCTCAGAGAGATAGAAGCCCAGACTGGTTATGAATTCCAATTCAGATACACTTGGGATGGAGTGAATAAACGTATAATACGGTACCTGGACTTCCTGGAGGAACGCGGAGAAACACACCCCACATCCATCGAGATAGGATATAACACTGGGAAAATCACCACAGAAGAAGATGAAGGAGACGTGGCCATAGCAGCCTCACCAGTAGGAGCCCCCAGCAGCACAGACACCACAGAGAACACCATGACCTTCCACCAGGCCAGAAGATACTGGGAGGGCCTGGCAGTATCCACCACCACCCAAATACCACTCTGGGTGACTAAGGATGGTGATGGAGTAGAAGTGAATGGACCACTAGTCTATCCACCATACAATAAACTAGTGAACACTAATTACGTGAGTAGCCTGGACCAGGATGAGAGCAGCGCAAATTATCAGGAAGTCCAGAAAAAAGATGGAACCCCTGGCAGCGCTCCCAGAACCGTCCTTTTTGAGTCCACCGAGACTAATAAATACAATCTCTACTGGCTCTGCGTAGACAAGATCAGAGAGTGCCTCCACCCAGTAGTAGCTGTGGACGCGGAAGTTGTGGACATCCAACGCCTACAAGGAGGAAGTACTGCCCAGTACAATGTGGGAGACACGGTCCCTGTCCAACTCCCAGACCGCGCTACTATAATCACCGCCAGAGTAACTAAGACAATTAAAGATCCACGGACTCCAGCGGGTGATACAATAGAATTAGGGAATTATGTCCTGGACTTTTATGGAGACTACCTCAAAGTAGGACGGCTGGGTAAGAGCCCATTTATTGAAGTTTAAAAAAAAAATAATGAAGGATTTTAATATCTATTTATTTTTCATTTTTTCTGTATTTTACACTAAAATAAAAGCAGTAGGAGGAATTAGTGAACATGATAAACCAATATAATGACCCAAATAAGAACGGAACCGGCAAACAAGGCCGAAGAGACCTACAAGGAAACAGCCACGGCCCCTATGTGGTGCCTGTTCCATTTGTTGTGAAAGAATCATTCGACGAAAGCGACCTCACCGGCGGGGAGTACACCCTAACTGAGACGTATGGGGATAATATAGGCTTCGGAATCTACAACAACAACACTGCGAACACATTAACATTCACAATCGGGACAATATCAATACCAGTCCCCCCTGAGAAGTCTTTTTATGGGGTGTTTGAAACTGAAGACACGATCACGGTGACCGGTACCGGCCTGGATTTTGACGCTTTTGTGGAAGGATAAAAACTTGGAGGGGTGGATTTTAGATGCCTGAGTTCAGTGATGATTTTAGTGAGGCCGCTTTAGACTCCCGGTATTGGATTCTGAATAATACATCATACCTATATAACCCGGGATGGGGGGCCGGGGCCCCTAATGGAGCGGTTCTGGATACTGTAAATGACCGGTTGAAGATGAAGGCTTCAACCTCCTTTAATGGGGGTTATGCTGACTTATTCCTTCCCCTGGAGGATGGATTCACCCTAACTTTTGATGCCTATGCAAATATCACTAGTGGGGGCCTTTTAGTATGCTGGAAACAGCTCGCAGGGGATAACAGTTACAATATAAACTGGCAGTTGGAACAGGCAGGGAAGATAGTTGTGACTCACCGGGTGAACGGGGCTTCAACTGTTTTAGGCACTTATTCAGTATCTCCTTTAAATGGCACTATTGAGATCAGTGTTTTAAATCAGGTTTTAACTGTTAAATATAACAATAACACTATTTATTCAGGGGCTTTTACTGAGACACCGGATAATTTCATCACTTTTTACTGTTCAGGGTGGCAGACTTGCTATATTGACAATGTGCATGTTGATTATGTTAACACTGAGTGCACCGCTCTATTTAGTGCCTCTAGTGTTAGTGGGATGGCTCCTTTAACTGTTAATTTCACAGACCAATCTTTAAACTCCCCTACCTCCTGGTTATGGGATTTTGGAGATGGGGGGACTTCAACAGAACAGAACCCCTCCCATGTATACACTGCAGAGGGGACTTATACGATTACTTTAACAGCAACTAACAGCTCAGGGTCAGATTCTGAGGTTAAAACAGGTTATATAAGTGTTGTGGATTATGGTAAGACGGTTTTAGCTACTAATGTTGGTGAACCTGAGATCGCTGTTTATGGAGTGGTGGATGGCTTCCTTTATTGGGGGGGTTTATGGCAGACTAGTCAATTGGGGC encodes:
- a CDS encoding phage tail protein; translation: MNDQLTVAVLDQDEQLLGYLDPDVVQISEVDELGSLRSLTITHPLLDTQALTLGPYATLLVHGNKLWRPVTGDGDSCLYVIIDKRTINPEDNTITVVAEEAATELSQLPPVRISGMADFPDDFEDGSYNGYRDLKYPIWTVQGGTAEVTNTSPISGTYSLTHLGSGSDTLNNRMYWVSDETNYMLHFNIKLLSYGAGSSEPYFKFFARYQDSNNYLALEMRYESSIPTMYVFLRRVVGGVSTILATYNWGSTRWAVGGTHAFHIYDSGSNFTFILDSTTMINYNYSGVSFTGTQKGVGGNYTTKWMLDDFSFTGNTPDIQTITVDNTFLTRLLGDYFTIGTVEGTETFTYQGTVGILALLREIEAQTGYEFQFRYTWDGVNKRIIRYLDFLEERGETHPTSIEIGYNTGKITTEEDEGDVAIAASPVGAPSSTDTTENTMTFHQARRYWEGLAVSTTTQIPLWVTKDGDGVEVNGPLVYPPYNKLVNTNYVSSLDQDESSANYQEVQKKDGTPGSAPRTVLFESTETNKYNLYWLCVDKIRECLHPVVAVDAEVVDIQRLQGGSTAQYNVGDTVPVQLPDRATIITARVTKTIKDPRTPAGDTIELGNYVLDFYGDYLKVGRLGKSPFIEV